One part of the Nocardioides zeae genome encodes these proteins:
- the sfnG gene encoding dimethylsulfone monooxygenase SfnG translates to MTDVHAEAVRRAHAEPLKFAYWVPNVSGGLVVSKVEQRTDWSYDYNKTLARLAEDNGFEYALSQVRYIASYGAAYQHESTSFSLALALATERLKVIAAVHPGLWQPGVLAKWLTTADHLTGGRIATNVVSGWFKDEFTKLGEPWLEHGERYRRSEEFIRYLREIWTSEHAELRGDFYRLHDFDLKPKPLDLPGRPHPEIFQGGNSTAARGQAGRVSDWYFANGNTPEGIAEQVRDVSEVAHVHGRTVKFGVNGFLVARDTEAEARDVLREIVDKADREAVEGFGEAVKQAGRSTGDGKGMWQDSEFADLVQYNDGFRTGLVGTPEQVAERILTYKRQGANLLLLGFLHYHEDVQYFGERILPLVRELEAAELERVG, encoded by the coding sequence ATGACCGACGTCCACGCGGAGGCCGTGCGCCGTGCGCACGCCGAGCCGCTGAAGTTCGCCTACTGGGTGCCCAACGTCTCGGGCGGCCTCGTGGTGAGCAAGGTCGAGCAGCGCACCGACTGGTCCTACGACTACAACAAGACCCTCGCCCGGCTGGCCGAGGACAACGGGTTCGAGTACGCGCTGAGCCAGGTGCGCTACATCGCGTCGTACGGCGCGGCGTACCAGCACGAGTCGACGAGCTTCAGCCTCGCCCTGGCGCTGGCCACCGAGCGGCTGAAGGTCATCGCGGCCGTGCACCCGGGGCTCTGGCAGCCCGGCGTGCTGGCGAAGTGGCTGACGACCGCCGACCACCTCACGGGGGGCCGGATCGCCACCAACGTGGTGTCGGGCTGGTTCAAGGACGAGTTCACGAAGCTGGGCGAGCCGTGGCTCGAGCACGGGGAGCGCTACCGGCGCAGCGAGGAGTTCATCCGCTACCTGCGCGAGATCTGGACGAGCGAGCACGCGGAGCTCCGGGGCGACTTCTACCGGCTGCACGACTTCGACCTCAAGCCGAAGCCGCTCGACCTGCCCGGCCGGCCGCACCCGGAGATCTTCCAGGGCGGCAACTCGACGGCGGCGCGCGGCCAGGCCGGCCGCGTCTCGGACTGGTACTTCGCCAACGGCAACACGCCCGAGGGCATCGCGGAGCAGGTGCGCGACGTGTCCGAGGTCGCCCACGTCCACGGCCGCACCGTGAAGTTCGGCGTCAACGGGTTCCTCGTGGCCCGCGACACCGAGGCCGAGGCCCGCGACGTGCTGCGCGAGATCGTCGACAAGGCGGACCGCGAGGCGGTCGAGGGCTTCGGCGAGGCCGTCAAGCAGGCCGGCCGCTCGACCGGCGACGGCAAGGGCATGTGGCAGGACTCGGAGTTCGCCGACCTGGTGCAGTACAACGACGGGTTCCGCACGGGTCTCGTCGGCACGCCGGAGCAGGTCGCCGAGCGGATCCTCACCTACAAGCGGCAGGGCGCCAACCTGCTCCTCCTGGGCTTCCTGCACTACCACGAGGACGTCCAGTACTTCGGCGAGCGCATCCTGCCGCTCGTCCGGGAGCTCGAGGCCGCCGAGCTGGAGCGGGTGGGCTGA
- a CDS encoding acyl-CoA dehydrogenase family protein, producing the protein MTLDRTRRSPGLEELRARFAPVLATIAAGALERELDRRLPVDEVELLKQSGFGAVRVPREHGGAGASLADLTQLWIDLAAADNNLAQVLRGHFAFAEDRLWHHARQGGQELWFDRFVRGQVAGNAWSEVGATAIDTQGTVLRPAGDGQFRLDGTKYYTTGTIFAEWADVYVRRGDEVGGFAIAVVDTDQAGVSVHDDWNGFGQVGTGSGTAVFVDARVAAADVLPFEERFPYQTALYQLNLLATLAGIGRAALTDVVRHVRGRERTYSHANAPRVRDDAQVLARVGEIASAVYAAEAVTLRVADALDEAHGAATLGAAEAAARAEVAELESSAAQVVVTDLVLRATSDLFDALGASGTAQDKGLDRHWRNARTVASHNPRILKARVVGDAEVNGTPPPYAWAIGRTERDRADWSPRAVPVAEVVG; encoded by the coding sequence ATGACCCTCGATCGCACCCGGCGCTCGCCGGGACTGGAGGAGCTGCGCGCCCGGTTCGCGCCCGTCCTCGCCACCATCGCCGCCGGCGCCCTCGAGCGTGAGCTCGACCGCCGCCTGCCCGTCGACGAGGTCGAGCTGCTCAAGCAGTCCGGCTTCGGGGCGGTCCGGGTGCCCCGGGAGCACGGGGGTGCCGGGGCCTCGCTGGCCGACCTGACCCAGCTCTGGATCGATCTCGCCGCGGCCGACAACAACCTCGCCCAGGTGCTCCGCGGTCACTTCGCCTTCGCCGAGGACCGGCTCTGGCACCACGCCCGGCAGGGCGGGCAGGAGCTCTGGTTCGACCGGTTCGTCCGCGGCCAGGTCGCCGGCAACGCCTGGTCGGAGGTGGGCGCCACGGCCATCGACACCCAGGGCACGGTGCTCCGCCCGGCGGGTGACGGCCAGTTCCGCCTCGACGGCACGAAGTACTACACGACCGGCACGATCTTCGCGGAGTGGGCGGACGTCTACGTGCGGCGCGGGGACGAGGTCGGCGGGTTCGCCATCGCGGTCGTCGACACCGACCAGGCCGGCGTCTCGGTGCACGACGACTGGAACGGCTTCGGCCAGGTCGGCACGGGCTCCGGCACGGCGGTCTTCGTCGACGCCCGGGTCGCCGCCGCCGACGTGCTGCCCTTCGAGGAGCGGTTCCCCTACCAGACCGCGCTCTACCAGCTGAACCTGCTGGCGACGCTCGCCGGCATCGGCCGGGCAGCGCTGACCGACGTGGTGCGGCACGTCCGCGGCCGGGAGCGCACCTACTCCCACGCGAACGCCCCCCGCGTCCGCGACGACGCGCAGGTGCTGGCGCGGGTCGGCGAGATCGCCTCGGCGGTGTACGCCGCGGAGGCCGTCACGCTGCGGGTGGCGGACGCGCTCGACGAGGCCCACGGGGCGGCGACGCTCGGGGCGGCCGAGGCGGCGGCGCGCGCCGAGGTCGCCGAGCTGGAGTCGTCCGCTGCCCAGGTCGTGGTCACCGACCTGGTGCTGCGGGCCACGTCGGACCTCTTCGACGCCCTCGGTGCCTCGGGGACCGCGCAGGACAAGGGGCTCGACCGGCACTGGCGCAACGCGCGCACGGTCGCGTCCCACAACCCGCGCATCCTCAAGGCCCGCGTCGTGGGGGATGCCGAGGTCAACGGCACCCCGCCGCCCTACGCCTGGGCGATCGGTCGCACCGAGCGCGACCGGGCCGACTGGTCGCCGCGGGCCGTGCCCGTCGCGGAGGTGGTCGGATGA